A single genomic interval of Streptomyces graminofaciens harbors:
- a CDS encoding tetratricopeptide repeat protein: MPILDPSAESDLPVVICAVSGLGGIGKTSLALYAGHKAVRQGWFPGGTLFVDFRGYDDNPVTPDQAVLALLGKLGVQGADLPATAPEQYVLYRELLAERRAPMLLVLDNASTASQVNRLIPGTDHHRVLITSRDRLWALDARLIDLDALEPGDAADLIDKSLRISDERDDRVAREPDAVADLARLCGHHPLSLQIVAGLLRRGRFRTIESMVEKLRNTEDRTTALGVRPILEAAYDQLLPEQARLLRLLCLAPTAEISKEAAVALAGLATDQTLALLDELAASRLVTPLLSAGDVRWRLHDLVRAFGVGVVAGDAGLREEGERAREQLLEFYHRWAEAADDRLNWIPGMAEPERFADRLEAWAWLDSERAGLVAAVQWAREERYADRAARLAGCLIRYLEWWRYLDEGITVARTALEVTQRSGDRSVEARTWNRLGMVLRTADRTEEAIEACSRARDLFQDIGNRHGEATALDDLANALAKSGRLEASIEAHVRCLGLYQELEDRRGMGNAWNHLGVTLQGTGRTQEAIEAHTRARDLYRAVEDPHREALAWSNLGLALGRAHRIAEAVEALDHALDIHLRFEDWRCVGQVLHNLGVAHMRDQPTEARDYLLRSAEAFTRAKAPSEAAQAQAAADALT, from the coding sequence ATGCCGATCCTGGACCCGTCGGCCGAGTCCGATCTGCCGGTGGTGATCTGCGCGGTGTCCGGGCTGGGTGGGATCGGTAAGACGTCGTTGGCGTTGTACGCCGGGCACAAGGCGGTGCGGCAGGGGTGGTTCCCGGGCGGGACGCTGTTCGTCGACTTCCGGGGGTACGACGACAATCCGGTCACGCCGGATCAGGCGGTTCTGGCCCTTCTGGGCAAGCTCGGGGTGCAGGGGGCGGATCTTCCGGCTACGGCGCCTGAGCAGTACGTCCTCTATCGGGAGCTTCTCGCGGAGCGGCGCGCCCCGATGCTGCTGGTTCTCGACAACGCGTCGACTGCGAGCCAGGTCAACCGTCTCATTCCCGGTACTGACCATCACCGCGTGCTGATCACTTCGCGGGATCGGCTCTGGGCGTTGGACGCCCGGCTGATCGACCTGGACGCGCTGGAGCCGGGGGACGCGGCCGACCTCATCGACAAGTCCCTGCGGATCAGTGACGAGCGGGACGACCGGGTTGCGCGGGAGCCCGACGCCGTTGCCGACCTTGCCCGGTTGTGCGGTCACCACCCGCTCTCGCTCCAGATCGTCGCCGGTCTGCTGCGCAGGGGACGGTTCCGGACCATCGAGTCGATGGTGGAGAAGCTCCGGAACACCGAAGACAGGACAACAGCGCTGGGCGTACGACCGATTCTCGAGGCGGCGTACGACCAACTTCTTCCGGAACAGGCGAGGTTGCTGCGCCTGCTGTGTCTGGCACCGACGGCCGAGATCAGCAAGGAAGCGGCCGTGGCGCTGGCCGGCCTTGCCACGGACCAGACGTTGGCCTTGCTGGACGAGCTGGCTGCGTCACGCCTTGTCACACCGCTGTTGTCGGCTGGGGATGTCCGGTGGCGGTTGCATGACTTGGTGCGGGCGTTCGGGGTGGGTGTGGTGGCCGGGGATGCGGGGCTGCGGGAGGAAGGGGAGCGAGCTCGGGAGCAGCTGCTGGAGTTCTACCACCGGTGGGCGGAGGCGGCCGACGACCGGTTGAACTGGATTCCGGGGATGGCGGAGCCGGAGCGCTTCGCGGACCGGTTGGAGGCATGGGCATGGCTGGACAGCGAGCGTGCCGGTTTGGTCGCGGCGGTGCAGTGGGCGCGCGAGGAGCGGTACGCGGATAGGGCGGCGCGACTGGCCGGATGCCTGATCCGGTACCTGGAGTGGTGGCGGTACCTCGACGAGGGAATCACCGTCGCCCGTACCGCCCTGGAGGTCACCCAACGCTCCGGAGACCGATCGGTCGAGGCCCGTACCTGGAACCGCCTGGGCATGGTCCTGAGAACGGCCGACCGCACGGAGGAGGCGATCGAAGCCTGTTCCCGGGCTCGCGATCTGTTTCAGGACATCGGAAACCGTCACGGCGAAGCCACGGCCTTGGACGACCTTGCCAACGCCCTGGCGAAGAGCGGTCGGCTGGAGGCGTCGATCGAGGCGCACGTCCGCTGCCTCGGCCTGTATCAGGAACTTGAGGACCGCCGCGGTATGGGCAACGCCTGGAATCACCTCGGCGTCACCTTGCAGGGGACGGGCCGGACACAGGAGGCGATCGAAGCTCACACCCGCGCCCGCGACCTGTATCGGGCCGTGGAAGACCCGCATCGTGAGGCTCTGGCGTGGAGCAACCTGGGCTTGGCCTTGGGCAGGGCACATCGCATTGCCGAGGCCGTCGAGGCCCTCGACCACGCCTTGGACATCCACCTGAGGTTCGAGGACTGGCGCTGTGTGGGCCAGGTCCTGCACAACCTGGGGGTCGCCCACATGCGAGACCAACCCACCGAAGCCCGCGACTACCTCCTCCGGTCCGCTGAAGCCTTCACCCGAGCCAAGGCCCCCTCCGAAGCCGCCCAAGCCCAAGCCGCCGCAGACGCATTGACCTGA